CTGCATTAAAGGACTCACCTTTTGCAGAGGAGATTTTTAAAAAGTCTGGAATTAAACCTTTGGACAAAGTTCCGCTTGATGCAGGGACAAAGAAGAAGGTGGGCGATGTGCAAGGCTCTAGTTTGATGCAAGTGGAAGAGCAGGCGAGAAATGTTCAGGAAGAAAGGATGCTGAAGGCAGTTCTTTCTCGAAAAGAAACGCCAGATTTAGGTTTGAAGATGGTGGAGGCTGATGTTCCAGAAGTGGGGGGGCTGGGTTAGAATGTTGAGGAAAAGGGCACTCCTTGTGAATCTCATGTTCACTTGACCTAGAACCCATTGCTAGAGCAGGTTGCTGCGTCAGGCGACCTTTTGGAGTCCCCCCTGTTTCTGATGCCCCTGTTTCGGTCCCCCCCTGTTTTGGATTCTTCCCCTGGTTTGGAACCATCCCCTGAACCTGATGTTTCCTTGGGTGCGAAGGATGAGCCTCCAAAGAGGGCTCCTTGGGTGGGCCTCTTTAAAGATAATAGGCGGCTGGATCAAGGTATTTTATTGAATACGTTTAACTTTGATCTGGAGGAGGTTTCCATTGATGTGAATGAGGTGTATCCGTTGAAGGATGCTTGGGGCTCATGTTTGGTGGGCTATGTTGCGGGAAAATTTTCGGGCAGAGGTGCACTCATTAAGCTTTGTGATAGCTGGAATGTAAGGTACGATTTCTCTACTCATGCTAGTGGGTGGCTGGTGTTTAAGTTTGCTGATGATAATGCCAGAGATAGGGTCCTTCAGGGAGGTCCGTATTTTGTGTTTGGTAGGCCCCTAATGCTTAAGGTTTTGCCTAACTGTTTTGAATTTGATATGAATAGTTTCAGTTCGGTTCCAGTATGGATCACTCTTCTAGGTTTGACGATTCAGTGCTAGCACCCTATTGCGTTGGGGAAGGTAGTTTCGAAAGTGGGCAAGCCGATTGTTACGGATAAAATGACAGCCACTCTAGAAAGAACTTCTTTTGCCAGAGTGCTTGTGGAGGTTGATGCCTTTAAAGATTTGATACGGAATGTTTGTATTAAACTTCCGACTGGTAAGACTCGGGAACAGTTGATTGCTTATGAATTTGAGCCCAAATTTTGTGTGGATTGTAAGGTTCTTGGCCATTTTACGGAGTCATGCAAAATTAAGCAGAAGGGTGAAGACAAAAGGAAGGGGGATACAGGGGTCATAGTGGGCGTGGAATCCCAGAAAGCTGTTGAGAGAGCTATTAATCCAATAATTACTGGAAGGGATGCTAGTAATTTGGGTAAGCAAAAGGGTTCCATTGGTGAAAATAAGATTGTTAAAAAATTGAGTAGGCGTGTGCAGAAGGAGGCTCACGTTGAAGTTGGTGAATCCAGCAAAGGTGTGGAGAAAATTCGGCAAAAGGGTATAAGGATGGCAGCGCATGATGTTGTTTTGGATATGCAGAAGGTTGATGGTGAGGGCCCGTTCCAGCCTGTTTCTAAGAAGAATAAGGTCTCTAAATCTAAGCTACGGGCTTATGTGGATGGAATGCCCAGGGgaagatttttatttaaggcCCAAATTGGGGccaggaagaagaagagccaGGAGGTGGTCCATGGACTTATTAATTCATTTCAGGTTTTGAATGATGGCAGCAAAGCCCTCCATTCAGACTCATGAAGATTGCTTGTTGGAATATTAGGGGCCTCAATATGCCCCTAAAGCAGAATGGAGTGCAAAACTTCATGAAGAAAAATCAGGTGGATGGGTGTTTTGGAGTCTAAACTCAATTTGGTCAAACTGGAGagagttattaaaaataaatttcaaggtTGGGAGTAGCTGAACAATTTTGCCTTGCACCCGGCTGGTAGGATTTTGATCTTTTGGAATCCTATTGTGGTGGATATTCAAGCATTGGATGTATCTCCTCAAGCTATTCACTGCCAAGTCAATTGCAAGGTTACGTCTAATGttttttgtttgagttttatatATGGTTTCAATTCAATGATTAGTAGAAGGAATCTTTGGAGCAGTATATCTGATTTTGCGCAGCATTGCTCGGGGCCATGGATCCTTATGGGAGACTTCAATTGTGTGCTGAAGGTTTCGGAAAAGATAAATGGGAGAGCCGTTTCAACCTATGAGATTAAAGATTTTGTGGATTGCTGTATTATGTCTGGCTTGTCGGATATGCCATCGGCTGGTTGTGTGTTCACTTGGACAAACAATTCTGTTTGTTCTAAGTTGGACAGAGTGCTTATGAATAATAGATGGAATATTAATGGGTTGCTGGGTTATGCAAATTTTTTGCCTTCAGGGTGTCTGTCAGATCACTCGCCTTGTGTGGTCACTCTCTTCTAGCAGAGTTGAGCGTGCTAACCTGGAGCTGGAGGAGGCTTAGATGATTTTGCAAAATCATCCATCTAATGTGGATATCCAGAATTCTGTGGCTAGCCTAAGAAGGAAGGCTAGTTTTTTATCTGAGGCTGAAAGAATGTTTTTTTGGTAGAAAGCTAAATGTAAGTATGTGTTACTAAGTGATAGAAGCTTTAAATTCTTTCATGATATTGTTAGAAGGAATGTTAGGCGTAATCAGATTCCCATGGTGATTAAAGCTGATGGGGAGGCCACCAATTCTAGTGAGCAGGTTGCCGAGGAGTTTATTAGTTATTATAAGTCACTCTTGGGGTCTTTTTCTCCCTGTGAGCCGATTAATTTGGATATCTTGCGGTCTGGAAATCTGTTATCGCAGCAGCAAGCGGATAGTCTTATTGGGGATGTCAGTgattttgaaatcaaggaagctTTATTCTCTATTGGCGAGGATAAGGCGCCTGGTCCGGATGGTTATTCATCTGGTTTCTTCAAGAATGCGTGGCATGTTGTGGGTGCCCAATTTTGTCAGGCCATCAAAGAATTCTTTGTTTCAGGTCGCTTGTTGAAGCAGCTTAATCATGCGGTGATTGCCTTAGTTCCTAAATCGTCTCAGCTTCTTCAGTGGAGGACTATAGGCTTATTTCATGTTGTAATGTTTCCTATAAGGTTATATCAAAAATCTTGGCAGTAAGGTTAGCTCCTATTCTTAATTCTATTATGGACCATGCTCAGTCTGCTTTTATTGAAGGTAGGAGTTTATCTGATAATGTTTACCTTGTTTAAGAGCTCTTGAGGAAGTATAACCGTAAGAGAATCTCCCCAAGGTGTTTAATTAAGGTTGATTTGCGTAAAGCTTATGATTCTATGAATTGGGATTTTATCCGGCAGGTGCTTGAGGGCCTTGGTTTCCCAGATCAGTTCATTTCTTGGATCATGGAGTGTGTGTCTTCTACCTCCTTTTTGATTAATATCAATGGCAGCATGTGTGGTTTTTTTCAGGGTGCTAAAGGTCTTCGTCAAGGGGATCCCATTTCTCCTTACCTTTTTGTGTTTGGTATGGAGTATTTTTCCAGAGCTTTAAACTGTGCTACAACTAATTCAGATTTCAATTTTCATCCTAAGTGTAGCAGGTTAAAGATCTCCCATCTTATATTTGCTGATGATCTTATGCTGATGGCCCGAGGGGATCCCATATCAATTCAGATTTTGATGGAGTGTCTCAAAGAGTTTAAATCTGTTTCAGGGTTGAGGGCTAACTTGCTTAAATCAAGCATTTTTACTGCTGGAATTCAGGGGCATGACCTGGTGAATATTCTAAATATTTCAGGTTTTCAGCATGGCAGCATGCCTTTCAGATATTTAGGGATTCCTCTTGCTGCGAAAAAATTGAGAGTTTCTTTTTATGCTCCTTTAATTGAAAAAGTTTCAAAGCAGATCAGTGGGTGGACAGCTTCCTCGCTTTCTTATGCAGGGCGTGTGGAGCTTATTAGAGTTGTGTTGCAAGGAGCTGAATGTTTTTGGTTGTCTATCCTTTATGTTCCAACAGCTGTCATTGATGTTATCTATCGGATGTGCAGATCTTTCCTTTGGAATTCTAAACACGCTCTGGTTTCATGGAAGGATGTGTGTCTGCCTAAAAGGGAAGGAGGGTTGGGTCTTAAGGACTTGAAGTGTTGGAATTCCAGCCTTCTATCAAAAGTTCTCTGGAATATTCATAGTAAGAAGGACTCTTTGTGGGTTAAATGGGTCCATAATGAGTACCTTAATTCTTCATCTATTTGGGATAGGAGGGTTAAGAAAGATGATTCTCCTTTGTTTAAGAAGTTGCTCAGAATCAGGGATGCCATACGTATGGCGGGTGGCTCTTTTGAGGGTGCTGTTCGTATGATAGCGGGTTGGACTGATGCTAAGGGTTTAATTTCCAACAGTGCGTATGAATTTTTTCGGCCTAAAGGGCAGAAGGTTCGTTGGGCCCCAGTGGTTTGGAATGCTTGCCTTGTTCCAAAACATGCGTTCTTTTTATGGTTGTGTGCCAAGAAGAAGCTATTAACTAgggataaattatattttctggaCATTGATCATCACTGTCCGTTGTGTAATGCTGCTGAAGAGTCAATTGACCACTTATTCTTTCAATGCTCTATCAGCTCATATATTTGGAGGAATATCCGTGATTGGCTTGGTGTCTCCCGTCTTTTGTCGTCTATTCACAGCGGCCTTAGGTGGATTTCACGTGAAGCTAGGGGTAAGTCTTGGAGGAGTGCTGTCAAGCGGATTGGGCTGGCAGCTACGGCTTATTATATATGGTCTGCCAGGAATAGACTGGTGTTTGAAAACTTGAGGCCGAGTACTGAGTCCATAAttcacaaaattaaaacatttgtaTACAGGACTATTTTCTCTATGTATCCTTGTGTTTTAGTTCAGTATGGGTTGTGAAGCGtcgggcctcgcgtgggcatttttaaaaaaatttggtcgGTCGTATCACCACTTTGAAAGGGATGCCACAAGACGTGCCAAAGgttgccatcggttgcttgcggacgtgtataggttgaacggacaggATGATGATGCATCGGGCCTCGtgtgggcattttcaaaaaaatttggccagTCGTATCACCACTTTGGAAAGGATGCcacaggacgtgccaaaggctgccattGGTTGCTTGCGGCAGTGTCTTGGTTGAACAGacagggtggtgatgcgtcgggcctcgcgtgggcattttcaaaaaaaattggccgatCGTATCACAACTTcggaagggatgccgcaggacgcgctaaaggctgccatcggttgcttACGGACGTGTGTAGGCTGAACGAacagggtcgtgatgcgtcgggccgCTCGTGGGCATTTTCGATCATTAGCCGCTCGTATCACCACTTTGAAAGGGTGGAACGgacagggtcgtgatgcgtcgggccttgcgtgggcatttttaaaaaaatttggctagTCGTATCACCACTTTGAAAAGGATGttgcaggacgtgccaaaggttgccatcggttgcttgtggacgtgtataggttgaacggacagggttgtgatgcgtcgggcctcgcgtgggcattttcaaaaaaatttgaccggtgtatcaccactttggaagggatgccgcaggacgagCCAAAGGTTtccatcggttgcttgcggacgtgtatagACTGAACGGACAAGAacgtgatgcgtcgggcctcgcgtgggcattttcgatcattggccgctcgtatcacgactttgaaAGAGAGGAACGgacagggtcgtgatgcgtGGGGCCTCTCGTGGGCATTTTTGATcattggccgctcgtatcacgactttgaaAGGGATGCCGCAGTATGTGCCACAggctgccatcggttgcttgcggacgtgtataggCTGAACGGACAGGGTCGTGATGCGGGGGGTCTCTTGTGGGTATTTTCGATCATTGGCCTCTCGTATCATGACTTTGAAACGGATGCTGCAGGACGTTCCAAAGgttgccatcggttgcttgcggacgtgtataggGTGAATGGATAGGGTCgagatgcgtcgggcctcgcgtgggcattttcacaaaaatttggCCGATCGCATCACCACTTTGAAAGGGATGCCACAGGACGTGCCAACGgttgccatcggttgcttgcgaatgtgtataggttgaacggacagaGTTGTGATGCGTCGGGTctcgcgtgggcattttcaaaaaaaattggccggtcgtatcaccactttggaagggatgccgcaggatgtgccaaaggctgccattGGTTGTTTGCGGCTGTGTCTAGGTTGAACGGACAGGGTGGTGATGCGTTGGGCCTTGCGtggacattttcaaaaaaaattggccggtcgtatcaccactttggaagggatgccgcaggacgtgccgAAGGCTGCCATTGGTTGCTTGCGACTGTGTCTAGGTTGAACGGACAGGGTGGTGATGTGTCGGGCCTTACGtgggtatttttaaaaaaaattggccggtcgtatcacgactttggaagggatATCGTAAGACGTGCCAAAGACTGCCATTTATTGCTTGCGAACGTGTATAGGGCGAACAGACAGGGTcatgatgcgtcgggcctcgcatgggcattttcaaaaaaatttggccggtcGTATCACCACTTTGAAAGGGATGCTGCAGGACGTGCCAACGgttgccatcggttgcttgcgaacatgtataggttgaacggacagggttgtgatgcgtcgggcctcgcatgggcattttcaaaaaaaaattggccgatcgtatcacgactttggaaGGGAAGCCGCAGGACGGGCCAAAGGCTGTCATCGGTTGCTTGCAAACGTGTATAGGCTGAACGgacagggtcgtgatgcgtcgggcctctcgtgggcattttcgatcattggccgctcgtatcacgactttgaaAGGGATGCCGCTGGACGTTCGAAAGGCTACCATTGGTTGCTTACGGACGTGTATAGGGTGAACGAacagggtcgtgatgcgtcgggcctcgcgtgggcattttaaaaaaaatttggccggtcgtatcaccactttgaaagggatgccgcaggacgtgccaacggttgccatcggttgcttgcaAACTTGTATAGGTTGAACGAACAGGGTTGTGATGCGTCGGGTCTCGGGCCTCGCatgggcattttcaaaaaaaattggcctGTCGTATCACCACTTaggaagggatgccgcaggacgtgccaaaggctgccattGGTTACTTGCGGCTGCGTTTAGGTTGAACAGACAAGGTGGTGATGCGTCGGAcctcgcgtgggcattttcaaaaaaaattagccggtcgtatcacgactttggaagggatgtCGTAGGACATGCCAAAGGCTGtcatcggttgcttgcggacatgtataggttgaacggacagggtcgtgatgcgtcgggcctctcGTGGGCGTTTTCGATcattggccgctcgtatcacgactttgaaAGAGAGGAATGgacagggtcgtgatgcgtggggtgaaagtaaagcaagatcgttacggggcaagcagcgtagttcaaaattttgaaccttaccccgatcccggtgattggatcaacgtcgaaattaaatcattcacaaacaaataaataaatctaacctttagattaccgagtcgttcgcagattcgagccgtccaagcatccggcctctaactcgtgatacgcggcacgcgtccgttggcaaggagagcggaataggagtgctagctccttctcctttgcgcggcttctgtatggacggtaaaagaacgtccacgtttcaaattgatgccaaaaggaaacgagaagagtgaacggcaatacgtttttcaactcttgaaaaatgacaccaaaaatcactacaattatgggcaacctataaaaggatatttatagtgaaatatcctagggtttctaaaaccctaatggattgggctagcccattaattctaatttaattagaatattaagtggggttattctagtccaactagaaatataattaaatggcccaaatccttttataggtttaaataaaatactttggcccaaatctaattcaagcccaaatataatatttaatatttagtccaaatctaatttggtccaaatataatatttaatattttgcccaaatctaatttagtccaaatataatatttattttaatatttggcctaaatccaatttagtccaaatataatgtttaatttaatatttggcccaaatctaatttagtccaaatattaacttaagcccaaatatattttatttcctatttgccactccaacaaatagaaaattattaaattagaaactccttcctaatttaattaattgccatttttaggaagctctttccattatgacgactcctcgtcatatcgacgtcattacgtttatttattcttttttcgtgagaacctacgatggcaaaacttcttgccgaagtgtcccacttaactatacgtccactctcctagtttaagccagggaccgtgcctattgcgtatgactcattaggcttccgaatatgttggcaatgtgtcggtacaaatacataagacaagattggcctctagcaaggcatcatgcctacccaattattcaaaaggattcataatccgcaaataacctttcacgagcatggttactgtgtaattcgatcctctcgtcaatgtatcttatgtgatctcaagtatggagatgtgttgcttgataacgatcacatgagttttcttcggtcttctggatatcttcacttaatagaaagtaaatcaataactccttattgatctcttttaccatggccatggatttaaagtgaatatccaccgaaggcgccttagatacatcatcctctatcaagggatagacgagtcccatcttggttatgcacccatctccataagcctcacgatatgcccaacgatcgcccacgtgcagcctttatctaggcccatcgaaacaatgtcaaagcatatcggtcatCTTAttagatgaccgtgacaaccttaggtccaaggattagttacacccatctcgtataagaattccatcaacatataaccaaaatggattctcatggcgagtcatgtccagcgacacgttctccaacattggtcacctatgtacttgtctaggcatccccatgctatgggtgtgagacccccattgcaatcacatagcaaaaacatagcacatacaagtcttaccgcaattgtcaatgtccattcttgacattgctacgacttgggacgtttaatgatgtctaaaaactgtgatgcatcatctcacatctttatagattattcacagtatacatcatatggacttctatctagtttcattctgttattacaataataacaagaaactaatagaatgacttc
The sequence above is a segment of the Diospyros lotus cultivar Yz01 chromosome 7, ASM1463336v1, whole genome shotgun sequence genome. Coding sequences within it:
- the LOC127805523 gene encoding uncharacterized protein LOC127805523; this translates as MISRRNLWSSISDFAQHCSGPWILMGDFNCVLKVSEKINGRAVSTYEIKDFVDCCIMSGLSDMPSAGCVFTWTNNSVCSKLDRVLMNNRWNINGLLGYANFLPSGRNVRRNQIPMVIKADGEATNSSEQVAEEFISYYKSLLGSFSPCEPINLDILRSGNLLSQQQADSLIGDVSDFEIKEALFSIGEDKAPGPDGYSSGFFKNAWHVVGAQFCQAIKEFFVSGRLLKQLNHAVLEGLGFPDQFISWIMECVSSTSFLININGSMCGFFQGAKGLRQGDPISPYLFVFGMEYFSRALNCATTNSDFNFHPKCSRLKISHLIFADDLMLMARGDPISIQILMECLKEFKSVSGLRANLLKSSIFTAGIQGHDLVNILNISGFQHGSMPFRYLGIPLAAKKLRVSFYAPLIEKVSKQISGWTASSLSYAGRVELIRVVLQGAECFWLSILYVPTAVIDVIYRMCRSFLWNSKHALVSWKDVCLPKREGGLGLKDLKCWNSSLLSKVLWNIHSKKDSLWVKWVHNEYLNSSSIWDRRVKKDDSPLFKKLLRIRDAIRMAGGSFEGAVRMIAGWTDAKGLISNSAYEFFRPKGQKVRWAPVVWNACLVPKHAFFLWLCAKKKLLTRDKLYFLDIDHHCPLCNAAEESIDHLFFQCSISSYIWRNIRDWLGVSRLLSSIHSGLRWISREARGKSWRSAVKRIGLAATAYYIWSARNRLVFENLRPSTESIIHKIKTFVYRTIFSMYPCVLVQYGL